A genome region from Penaeus chinensis breed Huanghai No. 1 chromosome 15, ASM1920278v2, whole genome shotgun sequence includes the following:
- the LOC125032782 gene encoding uncharacterized protein LOC125032782 has protein sequence MMVLTRLIRGRTHPAGFTINIHGRPPRAPKKSNMIRSSSTLCTTLAPSRTFDHASDLRGNEIFCCVALRPCNVAGKSHFGTSSPLGEDRHDSSFRFFILSSQDFEEVKAFLALYFFPKEPLTIGARCVDDVDMSDLILKCMSSGVSVGARDKATGELVGVRLSSILSSKPKTEPPPDSLSPEVAKVINMLNHLWEAVDVFEDPGVERIMKSDILTVHTGYNGRGLAKAMVKRSERLAKGKDCHLLYTQPTNAISARIFSQRGYDTRYTIDLDTLLDEQGNRVFDTSLMFGNNVIRVMSKRVGSGQ, from the exons ATGATGGTCCTCACGCGATTAATTAGAGGCCGGACCCATCCTGCAGGATTTACTATCAACATCCACGGGAGGCCTCCGCGGGCCCCCAAGAAGAGTAACATGATCAGGTCTTCCAGCACGCTATGCACT ACGCTTGCTCCGTCAAGAACCTTCGATCACGCGTCAGATCTTCGAGGAAATGAAATCTTTTGCTGCGTCGCCCTCCGTCCATGTAACGTCGCTGGGAAGAG TCATTTCGGCACGTCGTCACCCCTGGGAGAAGACCGCCACGATTCTTCTTTTAGATTTTTCATCCTCAGCAGTCAGGATTTCGAGGAAGTGAAGGCGTTCCTGGCGCTGTATTTCTTCCCCAAAGAACCTCTG ACGATAGGCGCTCGCTGTGTGGACGACGTAGACATGAGTGATCTTATCTTGAAGTGCATGTCGTCGGGAGTGTCCGTTGGTGCCCGGGACAAGGCCACGGGGGAACTGGTGGGCGTCAGGCTTAGCAGCATCTTATCTTCAAAGCCGAAGACAGAACCTCCGCCTGATTCCCTCTCGCCGGAAGTG GCGAAGGTGATCAATATGCTGAACCACCTGTGGGAGGCCGTAGACGTCTTCGAGGACCCGGGTGTGGAGCGCATCATGAAGAGCGACATCCTCACCGTGCACACCGGTTATAATGGGCGAGGGCTGGCGAAGGCCATGGTTAAG AGGAGTGAGCGCCTAGCAAAAGGAAAGGACTGCCACCTGCTGTACACACAACCCACAAACGCCATCTCCGCGAGAATCTTCTCTCAACGAGGTTACGACACAAGATACACTATCGACCTGGACACTTTGCTGGACGAGCAAGGCAACCGTGTATTCGACACGTCGCTAATGTTTGGCAACAATGTTATCAGAGTTATGAGTAAACGCGTGGGATCGGGCCAGTag